One Pirellulales bacterium genomic region harbors:
- a CDS encoding efflux RND transporter permease subunit yields MLNAIIKLSLRYRVITIALALVLTVYGSYELYHLPIDVFPDLNRPRVTIMTEALGLAPEEVETLITFPLESSLNGATGVQAVRSASGVGLSVINVEFAWGTDIYIDRQIVAEKLALAADRLPAGVKPQMAPISSIMGQVLQVGMYSKTGKTDPIELRTLADWVVRQRLLTIPGVAQVITMGGGRKQYQVLVNEDELLKYDVTLEEVEQAVKKSNSNATGGYLDSGGKELLVRAMGRIKNIQDLNKIVIKSDSVNPISLGQVARVREAAQVKRGDAAVDGDPAVMIVIAKQPGSDTRKITTDVIKALNELKASLPPDVIINSEVYQQKEFIDLSIHNVIEALRDGGILVVIILFLFLMNFRTTFITLTAIPLSIVVTGLVFKWSGMTINTMTLGGLAVAIGELVDDAIVDVENIFRRLKENKHAANPKSALLVVYEASSEVRNSIVFSTILVVLVFVPLFALGGMEGRLFTPLGIAYIVSIIASLVVSLTVTPVLSYWLLPNAKFMGHDKDGFLLRFLKWVFGFAIRFSLRYPVPILATVSVAVLVSVIVVSQLGRDFLPPFNEGSVQVNVLLSPGTSLATSNQIAAMVDERIGKIKGVTAFGRRTGRAELDEHAEGVNVSEIIISFDPNSGRSREEVLEELREELTQIPGVVISAEQPLAHLISHMLSGVKAQVGIKLYGDDLNILRQKADEMKAAMADIPGVKDLQVEQQTEIPQLQIQLDRDSLLRLGLTADYVNEFIESALNGKVVSEIVLGERKFDLVVRLDDEYRQDPERLRRLSINLPSGGRIPLAEVASIRLGSGPNTINRENVRRRIVIQCNTAGRDLNSVVTDIQTRLAKIQESLPTGYFIEYGGQFESQKNATRMIGLLSLISLAAMFLALYTLFHSTNLALQVLSALPMAAIGAVAALVVTRQTLTVASMVGFISLSGIASRNGILLIAHYLHLVRHEGEQFTKEMIERAGLERLAPMLMTALTAGIALIPLVLAAGEPGKEILYPVATVILGGLISSTLLDFFVHPALFWCFGRGQAEKMMNEAQNGDELAHIWDEQTSVKESPKPPFSQASQPASNGSLEPGNTSAPPTHASIS; encoded by the coding sequence ATGCTCAACGCCATCATTAAATTATCGCTTCGCTACCGCGTCATTACGATCGCGCTGGCCCTCGTATTGACCGTTTACGGCAGCTATGAACTTTATCATTTGCCGATCGACGTATTTCCGGATTTGAATCGTCCCCGCGTGACGATCATGACCGAAGCGCTCGGCTTGGCACCGGAAGAAGTGGAAACGCTGATTACTTTTCCGCTGGAGTCCTCCTTGAACGGAGCCACCGGAGTGCAGGCGGTCCGGAGCGCATCAGGCGTCGGCTTGTCGGTCATCAACGTCGAGTTCGCCTGGGGGACCGACATTTATATCGACCGCCAAATCGTGGCCGAAAAGCTGGCCCTGGCCGCGGATCGCTTGCCTGCGGGAGTTAAACCCCAAATGGCCCCCATTTCTTCGATCATGGGGCAAGTTTTGCAAGTGGGGATGTACAGCAAAACGGGCAAAACGGACCCGATTGAATTACGGACCTTGGCGGATTGGGTGGTGCGACAACGCTTACTGACCATTCCCGGCGTGGCCCAAGTCATCACGATGGGCGGAGGCCGAAAGCAATATCAAGTGTTGGTCAATGAAGATGAATTGCTCAAGTACGACGTCACGCTGGAAGAAGTGGAACAAGCCGTCAAAAAAAGCAATTCCAACGCTACCGGCGGCTATTTGGATAGCGGTGGCAAAGAACTTCTGGTCCGCGCGATGGGACGGATTAAGAACATTCAAGACCTCAATAAAATTGTGATCAAGTCCGACAGCGTCAATCCCATCAGTTTGGGCCAGGTCGCCCGCGTGCGCGAGGCGGCCCAGGTTAAGCGCGGCGACGCCGCGGTCGATGGCGACCCTGCCGTCATGATCGTCATCGCCAAACAGCCCGGTTCGGATACTCGCAAAATCACGACTGATGTGATTAAAGCGTTGAATGAACTCAAGGCCTCGCTGCCGCCCGATGTCATCATCAACTCCGAGGTTTATCAGCAAAAAGAATTCATCGACTTAAGCATTCATAATGTGATTGAAGCGCTGCGTGACGGCGGCATTTTGGTCGTGATCATCCTCTTTTTGTTTCTGATGAATTTTCGGACAACATTCATCACGCTGACCGCGATTCCGCTTTCGATTGTCGTCACCGGTTTAGTTTTTAAGTGGTCGGGGATGACAATCAACACGATGACCTTGGGGGGCTTGGCCGTCGCGATCGGCGAGTTGGTGGACGACGCGATTGTCGATGTGGAGAACATCTTTCGTCGTCTCAAAGAGAACAAGCATGCGGCCAACCCAAAATCGGCCTTGCTGGTGGTCTATGAAGCCAGTAGCGAAGTGCGGAATTCGATTGTCTTCAGCACCATTCTCGTGGTGTTGGTCTTTGTGCCGTTGTTTGCCTTAGGAGGCATGGAAGGCCGTTTGTTCACGCCGCTGGGGATCGCGTATATCGTCTCGATTATCGCGTCTTTGGTAGTCTCGCTGACCGTTACTCCCGTCTTATCGTATTGGCTATTGCCCAACGCCAAATTCATGGGCCATGACAAAGACGGCTTTTTGTTACGCTTTCTCAAATGGGTTTTCGGCTTCGCGATTCGGTTTAGCTTGCGCTACCCGGTGCCGATTCTCGCCACGGTCTCGGTCGCGGTCTTGGTGAGCGTGATTGTCGTGAGCCAACTGGGGCGGGATTTTTTGCCCCCCTTCAACGAAGGCAGCGTGCAAGTCAATGTTCTCCTCTCGCCCGGCACGTCGTTGGCCACGTCGAATCAAATCGCCGCGATGGTCGATGAACGCATCGGCAAAATTAAGGGCGTCACCGCCTTCGGTCGGCGCACGGGGCGGGCCGAACTGGACGAACATGCCGAAGGGGTCAATGTTTCGGAAATTATCATCAGTTTCGATCCCAACAGCGGGCGCAGCCGGGAAGAAGTGTTGGAAGAACTGCGGGAAGAACTGACGCAAATTCCCGGCGTCGTGATTTCCGCCGAACAACCGTTAGCCCACCTCATTTCGCACATGCTTTCCGGAGTGAAAGCCCAAGTCGGTATCAAACTCTATGGCGACGATCTGAACATCTTGCGACAAAAAGCGGATGAAATGAAAGCCGCCATGGCCGACATTCCCGGCGTGAAGGATCTGCAAGTCGAGCAGCAGACGGAAATCCCCCAACTGCAAATCCAGCTTGACCGAGATAGTTTGTTGCGACTTGGGCTGACCGCGGATTACGTCAACGAATTCATCGAAAGCGCCTTGAACGGCAAAGTAGTTTCCGAAATCGTCCTGGGGGAAAGGAAATTTGACCTCGTGGTGCGGTTGGATGACGAATATCGCCAAGACCCCGAACGATTGCGGCGGCTCTCGATCAATCTCCCCTCCGGCGGTCGAATTCCGTTAGCCGAGGTGGCTTCAATCCGCCTGGGGAGCGGACCGAACACAATCAACCGCGAAAATGTCCGCCGCCGGATCGTGATCCAATGCAATACGGCGGGGCGCGACCTCAACAGCGTCGTAACCGACATCCAAACCCGCTTGGCAAAAATTCAGGAATCGCTGCCGACGGGGTATTTCATTGAATACGGCGGGCAATTTGAAAGTCAGAAAAATGCCACGCGGATGATTGGTTTGTTGAGTTTGATCTCGTTGGCCGCAATGTTCTTGGCGCTGTACACGCTGTTCCACTCCACCAATTTGGCCTTGCAGGTACTCTCCGCGTTGCCGATGGCTGCGATCGGCGCGGTTGCCGCGTTGGTGGTTACCAGACAGACGTTGACCGTGGCCAGCATGGTGGGTTTCATTTCGCTGTCCGGCATCGCTTCGCGAAACGGGATTCTGCTCATCGCCCACTATTTACATCTTGTTCGCCACGAGGGAGAACAGTTTACGAAGGAAATGATTGAACGCGCGGGCCTGGAACGCTTGGCGCCGATGCTCATGACGGCGCTGACGGCGGGAATCGCCTTGATACCCTTGGTTCTGGCCGCGGGTGAGCCAGGCAAGGAAATCCTGTATCCCGTGGCTACGGTGATCCTGGGAGGATTGATCAGTTCCACGTTACTCGACTTTTTTGTCCATCCCGCCCTCTTCTGGTGTTTTGGCCGCGGTCAAGCGGAAAAAATGATGAACGAAGCCCAAAACGGCGATGAACTGGCGCATATCTGGGACGAACAAACCTCCGTAAAGGAATCGCCTAAACCGCCATTTTCCCAAGCGAGTCAGCCAGCGTCCAATGGCTCGTTGGAACCAGGGAATACATCGGCTCCCCCGACTCATGCCAGTATCAGTTAA
- a CDS encoding efflux RND transporter periplasmic adaptor subunit yields the protein MPIRNIFTNFHIWLWLLGMGLLLTGAFTWNTWSPPVRAKLAEWIRPTNLTDSPPTGENPDSKPADDHAGHDHSGHDHSGHDAGNSLEISANGLKNIGFRPHTIKLEDFERKLTLPALIVERPGHSQVQIPAPLTGVVTKVHIIEGSAVEPGSPLFDVRLTHEEVVVAQREFLRSAENLDVINREIKRLESAGDGALAGKRLLEQQYDKQKLEASMKAERQALLLHGINEAQIEDVLKTRQLLQSITIYAPAHQHTSEDCPEDHLFHIQKLSVKQGQHLTAGQELCVLADHCELYVEGKAFETDAEAMRRAIGVGSNITASLKSSGKENSLIPNLKLLYMANHVDPETRSFQFYLSLPNAIESTRKTKSGQQFIQWKYRPGQRLELLIPVEKWTDRIVLPVEAVVEEGAENYVFQQNGDHFDRIAVHVEYRDIANVVIENDGTLFPGDLVAAKGAYQMQLALKNKAGGGIDPHAGHNH from the coding sequence ATGCCTATTCGCAATATTTTCACAAATTTCCACATCTGGTTGTGGTTACTGGGGATGGGGTTGCTGCTGACTGGTGCTTTCACTTGGAACACTTGGTCGCCCCCAGTACGCGCAAAGTTAGCGGAATGGATACGACCAACTAATCTTACAGATTCACCACCCACAGGGGAAAACCCGGACAGTAAGCCTGCGGATGACCATGCGGGACATGATCATAGTGGACACGATCATAGCGGGCATGATGCTGGCAACTCCCTGGAAATCAGCGCAAATGGCTTAAAAAACATCGGATTTCGACCACACACTATCAAGCTCGAAGATTTCGAGCGCAAGCTGACGTTGCCCGCGCTCATTGTCGAACGGCCCGGGCATTCGCAAGTGCAAATCCCCGCCCCGCTGACCGGGGTGGTTACCAAAGTCCACATCATCGAAGGGTCCGCCGTCGAACCGGGGAGTCCGTTGTTTGATGTTCGCTTAACGCATGAGGAAGTCGTGGTCGCCCAACGGGAATTCCTGCGCAGCGCGGAGAATCTCGACGTCATCAATCGGGAAATCAAGCGTTTGGAATCGGCGGGCGACGGCGCGTTGGCGGGGAAACGGTTATTGGAACAACAATACGACAAACAGAAGCTCGAAGCGTCGATGAAGGCCGAACGGCAGGCGCTCCTCCTGCACGGAATCAATGAAGCGCAAATTGAGGACGTCCTCAAAACGCGCCAACTCCTGCAAAGCATCACGATTTACGCCCCTGCTCATCAGCATACGAGTGAAGATTGTCCCGAGGACCATTTGTTTCACATTCAAAAATTGTCGGTAAAGCAGGGGCAACATCTGACGGCGGGACAAGAGCTATGTGTGCTCGCCGATCACTGCGAACTCTATGTCGAAGGCAAAGCTTTTGAAACGGACGCCGAGGCGATGCGACGGGCCATCGGCGTAGGCTCGAACATCACTGCCAGCCTCAAATCTAGTGGAAAGGAAAACAGCCTGATTCCCAACCTGAAGTTGCTGTATATGGCGAATCATGTCGATCCGGAAACGCGTTCGTTTCAATTCTATTTGAGTCTGCCGAATGCGATTGAATCGACCCGCAAAACGAAGTCGGGGCAACAATTCATTCAATGGAAGTACCGTCCGGGGCAACGACTGGAGTTGCTCATCCCGGTGGAAAAATGGACCGACCGGATCGTCCTACCCGTCGAGGCCGTGGTCGAAGAGGGGGCGGAAAACTACGTCTTCCAACAAAATGGCGACCACTTCGACCGCATCGCGGTGCATGTGGAATACCGCGATATCGCCAATGTGGTGATTGAAAATGACGGGACGCTCTTTCCCGGCGACTTGGTCGCCGCCAAGGGAGCCTATCAAATGCAATTGGCCCTGAAAAACAAGGCGGGCGGCGGCATCGATCCCCACGCCGGCCACAACCACTAA
- a CDS encoding recombinase family protein → MPIIAYARFSPRPNAQDCHSVERQWAEIDAWAARQGWSVKAHYADRDISGADRERAGLFTALAELKRGDRLVVRDWSRLARDAEWSIVLAREIERKGAKLVSISEGDWSMTDNPTARFVSTVFAALAEMQRELSRSRTSAMMLRHQSAGRAMGSVPPYGYRKVGKKLLPVPDEQSTLRLIRNLHAQGLGASAIATRLNDSKIRCRGKGRLWHASTVWRILRRG, encoded by the coding sequence ATGCCCATCATCGCCTACGCCCGCTTCTCCCCCAGGCCCAACGCACAAGATTGCCACAGTGTCGAGCGGCAGTGGGCTGAGATCGACGCTTGGGCGGCTCGGCAGGGCTGGTCCGTCAAGGCCCACTATGCCGACCGCGACATATCAGGGGCCGACCGTGAGCGGGCTGGACTATTTACAGCGCTGGCCGAGCTTAAACGTGGGGATCGCCTGGTCGTGCGGGACTGGAGCCGCCTGGCCCGGGACGCGGAATGGTCGATTGTGCTGGCCCGTGAGATTGAACGCAAAGGGGCTAAGCTCGTGTCAATTAGCGAAGGGGACTGGAGCATGACGGACAATCCCACGGCCCGGTTTGTCAGCACGGTCTTTGCGGCGCTGGCCGAAATGCAGCGGGAGCTTAGCCGCTCGCGCACTTCGGCCATGATGCTGCGCCATCAAAGCGCCGGTCGGGCCATGGGCAGCGTGCCGCCGTATGGTTACCGTAAAGTTGGCAAAAAACTGCTGCCCGTGCCGGACGAGCAATCGACCCTGCGGCTCATCCGCAACTTGCACGCCCAAGGGCTGGGGGCCTCCGCCATCGCCACGCGGCTGAATGATTCAAAAATCCGCTGCCGCGGCAAAGGCCGCCTATGGCACGCATCCACCGTGTGGAGGATACTGAGGCGGGGGTGA
- a CDS encoding AAA family ATPase — MFTLDRGRVDTQLSLDLHAEALGWVYNQHERDCSKCGQTMPLNEKVKPSGRSPSGDMTWQHFYPCEAPKRKPRAAKVEVVVPPVKSTERRHKLLPKVLRKLAAGLNVMLVGPAGSGKTTLAAQAAQELGLEFSFISCSAGMSEGQLLGRLLPVEAGGTFGYVPAQFVQAYEQGGMFLLDEFDAADGNTCTVLNAALAGKFMALPNRTDKPLANKHANFKVISAANTFGLGADRMYAGRNQLDAATLNRFTCATLECDYDRELEADLVPDSVVRDTCWKLRDLVRERKFRQIVGTRDMLAAQACRNVGEAYREIFADMLVAWSADERKAAASILEKLPC; from the coding sequence ATGTTCACGTTAGACCGTGGGCGTGTGGACACCCAGCTATCGCTGGACCTGCACGCCGAGGCTCTAGGCTGGGTTTATAACCAGCATGAGCGCGACTGTAGCAAGTGCGGGCAGACTATGCCCCTGAATGAGAAAGTAAAGCCCTCCGGCCGTTCGCCTAGTGGCGATATGACCTGGCAACATTTTTACCCTTGCGAGGCCCCGAAGCGTAAGCCCCGGGCCGCGAAGGTGGAAGTGGTAGTGCCGCCCGTGAAGTCTACGGAACGGCGTCACAAGCTGTTGCCTAAAGTGCTGCGTAAGCTAGCGGCGGGCCTAAATGTGATGCTGGTGGGGCCTGCTGGGAGCGGTAAGACCACGCTGGCCGCTCAAGCTGCCCAAGAGTTGGGGCTAGAGTTTAGCTTCATCTCTTGCAGTGCGGGCATGAGTGAGGGGCAACTGTTGGGTAGACTGTTGCCCGTGGAAGCGGGTGGCACGTTCGGCTATGTGCCAGCACAGTTTGTGCAAGCGTATGAGCAAGGGGGAATGTTCCTGCTCGATGAGTTCGATGCCGCCGACGGCAACACGTGCACCGTGCTCAATGCGGCATTGGCTGGGAAGTTTATGGCGTTGCCTAATCGTACCGATAAGCCCCTGGCCAACAAACACGCCAACTTCAAGGTGATTTCGGCGGCCAACACGTTTGGCCTAGGAGCTGACCGCATGTACGCTGGCCGCAACCAGCTTGACGCTGCCACACTTAACCGTTTCACGTGTGCCACCCTGGAATGTGACTATGACCGCGAACTGGAAGCGGATTTAGTGCCGGATTCCGTAGTGCGGGATACCTGCTGGAAACTGCGGGACTTGGTGCGGGAACGGAAGTTTCGGCAGATTGTCGGCACCCGCGACATGCTGGCCGCCCAAGCTTGCCGCAACGTGGGGGAAGCGTACCGCGAGATATTCGCCGACATGCTCGTAGCCTGGTCGGCTGATGAACGCAAAGCCGCCGCCTCGATCTTGGAGAAATTGCCATGCTAG
- a CDS encoding AAA family ATPase: protein MPALFERERPKTLEGVVGQPPTVKKLTALQGHGGGGWGGRAYWISGLSGTGKTTLAKIIASDVASEFATTETSVSQLTPKSLDDWERGLRCRCIDGKGHALIVNEAHGLRKDTIRQFLDVLERLPDYAVVIFTTTNEGQEALFEDCLDTAPLLSRCIRLELLSNGKELELAFALEARRIAQKHGLDGKPIGAYVDLVRQCKHNMRAVLQAIDSGCMAD from the coding sequence ATGCCTGCATTATTTGAGCGGGAGCGGCCCAAAACGCTTGAAGGCGTTGTAGGACAGCCGCCTACTGTAAAGAAACTCACAGCGTTACAGGGCCACGGTGGCGGTGGGTGGGGTGGGAGAGCGTACTGGATTAGCGGATTATCCGGCACGGGTAAGACTACCCTGGCCAAGATTATTGCCAGTGATGTGGCAAGCGAGTTTGCCACTACGGAAACTAGCGTTTCCCAGCTTACGCCGAAGAGTTTGGACGATTGGGAACGTGGCCTACGGTGTAGGTGCATCGACGGTAAGGGGCATGCGCTGATTGTGAATGAGGCGCACGGGCTGCGTAAAGACACAATCCGCCAGTTTTTGGATGTACTGGAACGGTTACCAGACTATGCCGTGGTGATTTTCACTACCACGAATGAGGGGCAGGAGGCACTGTTTGAGGATTGCCTAGACACTGCGCCACTGTTGTCACGTTGTATCCGGTTAGAGTTACTCTCTAACGGCAAAGAGTTGGAATTAGCGTTTGCGTTGGAAGCCAGGCGGATAGCGCAGAAGCACGGGTTGGACGGTAAGCCTATAGGGGCTTATGTGGACCTGGTGCGACAGTGCAAGCATAACATGCGGGCAGTGTTGCAAGCGATAGATAGCGGGTGTATGGCGGACTAG
- a CDS encoding helix-turn-helix domain-containing protein, which translates to MLNEQEALDSLRRLKPVKAKRIGTDARGAAQILGVAQSTLAEWQRQGKVPFCKIGGRVFYSLSALKTWLAELCNRRAAVELEPRPKGKKAKRNQPTGTQ; encoded by the coding sequence ATGTTAAATGAGCAAGAAGCGCTCGACAGTCTGCGTCGGCTGAAGCCGGTCAAGGCCAAACGAATTGGTACGGATGCCCGAGGAGCGGCCCAGATTCTCGGAGTGGCACAATCAACCCTGGCAGAGTGGCAGCGTCAAGGCAAGGTGCCATTTTGCAAAATCGGCGGGAGAGTTTTCTATTCGCTTTCGGCCCTGAAAACCTGGCTGGCGGAACTCTGCAATCGGCGAGCGGCGGTGGAACTCGAACCCCGCCCAAAAGGCAAGAAGGCCAAGCGGAATCAACCGACGGGAACTCAATAA
- a CDS encoding DUF3987 domain-containing protein, which translates to MQLYNRDNVLRTQQTLCESGGTFEIRILDGVTASDKRSKVYSGYFDSPHAAVNALAEQRFVSWKGCYVTPNPVKPDLLARAVNKFKSGIKSASDSDIVSRRWLLIDVDPKRPAETSSSDAEHAAAAERINAIDNWLWERFQYPPAIVADSSNGAHALYRIDLPADDDGIIKKVLKAIAHEWDDETCKVDCSVFNPARIWRLYGTITCKGDSDGDKLTPARPWRTSKILVRPDALRVVTREQLEAVAALAPQPQQPAPQARVNGYRGNRQFDLDALLARAPFEIRGPQPYQGGSKWIMPVCPRNPEHNKGEAFIIRRPDGTIQAGCQHNSCQQFGWHDLRDILDPGWRERKADRQTSGAWKDAANGRVNGKPYNAPPLRAIPPDSGWVPFPAGALPKNARDYVREQAEQIQCDEAYLALPLLALAGSAIGATRRLRLTPSWTVPPILWVAVLGESGRKKSPALIAIKNLVMKRQEKEFRDFEQHESEFQEHQIRYEKELAAWKKNTKQDGEPPPTKPKAPIARRYLVEDCTLETLAKILKENPRGVLRYSEELGSWLSFGEYKKDSRGDLNRWLSLWNGDSVTIDRSSHSQRTTHIPQTAISIFGGTQPETLAATFGRQELASGLAARLLFCQPPARLSVWLDDYPPLQFEQPIRERIRDLQDLEFKNGGQFEPHDFGGTDLVIHAPEPSDGENEPVELVFSDDAKPIWRDFYNAHNRETFDLSGNLAAAFSKLEAYAPRLALILQLISNPQAREVGKHALLAAIRLVEWFKHEATRLYGQLSLSPEQRETQQTISLIQRRGGRITHRELMRRDKRFETAEAAESFLQQLVDGGLGLWEPVPPGPKGGRPAREFVLAQEVTAPPSNPAQAGMR; encoded by the coding sequence ATGCAATTATACAACCGAGATAACGTTTTACGAACACAGCAGACCCTTTGCGAATCCGGCGGCACATTTGAAATTCGGATACTTGATGGCGTGACCGCAAGCGATAAACGGAGCAAAGTTTATTCGGGTTATTTTGATTCTCCGCATGCAGCGGTGAATGCCCTGGCTGAGCAGCGATTTGTTTCGTGGAAGGGGTGCTATGTCACACCGAACCCAGTGAAACCCGACCTACTAGCCCGGGCGGTGAACAAATTTAAAAGCGGCATTAAATCGGCCAGTGATAGCGATATTGTTTCACGTCGATGGTTACTGATTGACGTTGACCCAAAACGCCCGGCGGAAACTTCAAGCTCCGATGCCGAACACGCGGCGGCGGCTGAAAGAATTAATGCTATCGACAATTGGCTCTGGGAAAGATTCCAGTACCCGCCCGCGATCGTGGCGGATAGTAGCAACGGTGCCCATGCCCTCTATAGAATCGACCTGCCCGCCGATGATGACGGGATAATTAAGAAAGTGCTAAAAGCAATTGCCCACGAATGGGACGATGAAACTTGCAAGGTGGATTGCAGCGTTTTTAACCCCGCGAGAATCTGGCGGCTATACGGCACGATAACTTGCAAAGGAGACTCAGACGGAGACAAGCTCACACCCGCCCGACCTTGGCGAACAAGCAAGATTCTAGTTCGGCCCGATGCCTTGCGAGTGGTAACTCGTGAGCAATTGGAGGCGGTAGCAGCACTTGCCCCACAGCCCCAGCAACCGGCCCCACAGGCCCGGGTGAACGGCTATCGTGGTAATAGGCAGTTTGACCTGGACGCCCTCTTGGCACGTGCTCCGTTTGAAATACGCGGCCCACAGCCCTACCAAGGTGGCTCTAAGTGGATCATGCCCGTGTGCCCGCGCAACCCGGAGCATAACAAGGGCGAAGCGTTTATCATTCGGCGACCGGATGGAACCATTCAAGCCGGATGCCAGCATAACAGTTGCCAGCAATTCGGCTGGCATGATTTACGGGACATTCTGGACCCGGGCTGGCGCGAACGCAAAGCCGACCGGCAAACAAGCGGGGCTTGGAAAGATGCGGCCAATGGCCGGGTAAATGGCAAGCCCTACAACGCCCCCCCTCTGCGGGCAATCCCGCCGGATAGCGGCTGGGTGCCGTTTCCTGCGGGGGCTTTGCCGAAAAATGCCCGCGATTATGTGCGGGAACAAGCCGAGCAAATTCAGTGCGACGAAGCGTATTTGGCTTTGCCCCTCTTGGCTCTGGCGGGGAGTGCAATCGGGGCAACGCGGCGGCTACGATTAACCCCAAGCTGGACGGTCCCCCCGATACTTTGGGTGGCCGTACTCGGGGAGAGCGGACGCAAGAAAAGCCCGGCCCTAATCGCAATAAAAAATCTGGTTATGAAGCGACAGGAAAAGGAGTTTCGGGATTTTGAACAGCATGAAAGCGAATTTCAGGAACATCAAATACGCTACGAAAAGGAGCTTGCGGCGTGGAAGAAAAATACCAAACAGGATGGCGAACCGCCCCCCACTAAGCCCAAGGCCCCGATAGCCCGGCGGTATTTGGTGGAAGATTGCACGCTGGAAACACTTGCCAAAATCCTCAAGGAAAATCCCCGGGGGGTGCTGCGATACAGTGAGGAACTGGGAAGCTGGCTCTCGTTTGGCGAATACAAAAAAGATTCGCGGGGCGACCTAAACAGGTGGCTTAGTTTGTGGAATGGCGACAGCGTAACAATCGACCGCTCAAGCCACTCGCAACGGACAACGCACATTCCGCAAACGGCGATTAGTATTTTTGGTGGAACGCAACCCGAGACGCTGGCGGCGACGTTTGGGCGGCAGGAACTGGCCAGCGGATTAGCGGCCAGACTGCTATTCTGTCAGCCCCCGGCCCGCCTAAGCGTTTGGCTGGACGATTACCCGCCCCTGCAATTTGAGCAACCCATACGGGAGCGAATTCGGGACTTGCAAGATTTGGAATTCAAAAACGGGGGGCAGTTTGAACCCCACGATTTTGGCGGAACAGACTTGGTGATTCACGCCCCCGAACCCAGCGACGGCGAAAATGAGCCAGTGGAGCTGGTTTTTTCCGATGATGCCAAGCCGATTTGGCGGGATTTTTATAACGCCCACAATCGGGAGACGTTTGACCTCTCGGGGAACTTGGCGGCGGCGTTTAGTAAGCTGGAAGCATACGCCCCCAGGCTAGCCCTCATCTTACAATTGATCAGTAATCCCCAGGCCCGGGAAGTTGGCAAGCATGCCCTCTTGGCGGCTATTCGTTTGGTTGAGTGGTTTAAGCATGAGGCAACGCGGCTGTACGGGCAACTGTCCCTCAGCCCAGAGCAACGGGAAACACAACAGACAATCTCGCTAATTCAGCGGCGCGGGGGACGTATAACCCACCGGGAGCTAATGCGGCGGGATAAGCGATTTGAGACAGCGGAAGCGGCGGAAAGCTTTTTGCAGCAATTGGTCGATGGCGGATTAGGGCTTTGGGAACCGGTGCCCCCAGGCCCCAAGGGTGGCCGACCGGCACGTGAATTTGTGTTAGCACAAGAGGTTACAGCCCCCCCCTCAAATCCTGCCCAAGCGGGGATGCGGTGA